A single Armatimonadota bacterium DNA region contains:
- a CDS encoding NTP transferase domain-containing protein, which yields MKGVVLAAGKGTRLYPVTKVVPKPLLPIANRLTLEYAFDQLKGCGIEEVCIVVGDNEPQIREALGDGSRFGLKLAYARQVEPKGLAHAVGFAKDFVAGDDFVLYLGDAIYDRPLEPHVRRFRESGCANLNLVKPVEDPRRFGVANVDGERIVKLVEKPAEPESNLAMAGMYVFGPQIWDVLPGLAPSARGEYEITDAIQTLVDNGETVLAGVYEGEWFDTGTLDSFLSTTRHVVGGGVLFADGAQVEGPVGENVVIGEGARVVCPQGIEDSVVLPGAEIIAAGPVRHCLIGGAVDAPEGLQDVVRFGTLDA from the coding sequence ATGAAGGGCGTCGTCCTCGCAGCCGGAAAAGGGACCCGGCTCTACCCTGTGACCAAGGTCGTACCGAAGCCGCTCCTTCCGATCGCGAACCGGTTGACCCTCGAGTACGCGTTCGACCAACTCAAAGGCTGCGGCATCGAAGAGGTCTGCATCGTCGTGGGGGACAACGAACCCCAGATCCGAGAGGCCTTAGGGGACGGCTCGCGGTTCGGTCTGAAACTGGCTTACGCCCGGCAGGTCGAGCCGAAGGGGTTGGCCCATGCGGTCGGCTTTGCCAAGGATTTCGTCGCCGGCGACGACTTCGTCCTTTATCTCGGAGACGCGATCTACGACCGGCCGCTGGAGCCCCACGTCCGAAGGTTCCGCGAATCGGGTTGTGCCAATTTGAACCTCGTCAAGCCCGTCGAAGACCCGAGACGTTTCGGCGTTGCGAACGTCGACGGAGAACGGATCGTCAAGCTCGTCGAAAAACCCGCCGAACCTGAATCGAACCTAGCGATGGCCGGCATGTACGTCTTCGGGCCCCAGATCTGGGACGTACTCCCGGGGCTGGCCCCGAGCGCCCGAGGGGAGTACGAGATCACGGACGCGATCCAGACTCTGGTCGACAACGGTGAGACCGTCCTTGCCGGGGTCTATGAAGGGGAGTGGTTCGACACGGGGACGCTCGACTCCTTCCTGTCCACGACGCGGCACGTCGTGGGTGGAGGCGTCTTGTTCGCAGACGGGGCCCAAGTCGAGGGACCGGTGGGCGAGAACGTCGTCATCGGGGAGGGTGCCAGGGTCGTCTGTCCGCAAGGGATCGAAGACTCGGTCGTCCTACCGGGAGCTGAGATCATCGCGGCGGGCCCGGTCCGGCACTGCCTGATCGGAGGTGCGGTCGATGCGCCTGAGGGACTTCAGGACGTCGTCCGGTTCGGAACGCTGGACGCCTGA